The Salvia splendens isolate huo1 chromosome 21, SspV2, whole genome shotgun sequence genome includes a window with the following:
- the LOC121784776 gene encoding LOB domain-containing protein 38-like, with the protein MSCNGCRVLRKGCSDTCILRPCLHWIDSTEAQGHATVFVAKFFGRAGLMSFISAVPHSQRPALFQSLLFEAAGRTVNPVNGAVGLLGTGNWHVCQAAVETVLRGGALKPLPELLGGASAPDDASDCTDAFRLHSPVKRRRLPEEAAAPKVAQVADLDLSLTPGFRGGVLPEKPRRLGSPSMNSEESVTTTCGDRRANEVKLLNLFS; encoded by the exons ATGAGTTGCAATGGCTGCCGCGTCCTTCGAAAAGGCTGCAGCGACACCTGTATTTTAAGACCTTGTCTCCACTGGATCGACTCCACCGAAGCGCAAGGCCACGCCACCGTCTTCGTCGCCAAATTCTTCGGCCGCGCCGGCCTCATGTCCTTCATCTCCGCCGTCCCCCACTCCCAGCGACCTG CTCTATTTCAGTCGTTGCTGTTCGAAGCGGCCGGAAGGACGGTGAATCCGGTGAACGGGGCGGTGGGGCTGCTGGGGACGGGCAATTGGCACGTCTGCCAGGCGGCGGTGGAGACGGTGCTCCGAGGCGGCGCGTTGAAGCCACTCCCGGAGCTCCTCGGCGGCGCGTCGGCGCCCGACGACGCCTCGGACTGCACCGATGCGTTCCGCCTCCACAGCCCGGTGAAACGGCGCCGTTTACCCGAGGAAGCAGCGGCGCCGAAGGTCGCGCAGGTGGCCGATCTCGATCTCAGCTTGACGCCGGGTTTCCGAGGCGGCGTTTTGCCGGAGAAGCCGCGGCGGCTTGGGAGCCCGTCGATGAATTCGGAAGAATCTGTGACGACGACTTGTGGAGATCGGCGAGCGAATGAAGTGAAGTTGTTGAATTTGTTTAGTTAA